The genomic segment AATACTCAATTATATATATAGTTGTTGGCGGTATCATAACTTGGGTAATATTAAATCTATTCCCTATGCTTATACCTGTTATTGTAAGTTAACAATATAATCTTTTATTTATTTGTAACTTGCTTTTTAAGCTTGTTGCAAATAAACACACCTACAACAAAACGCTTAGTTTTAAATAATCCTAAAAAAGTTAATATATTAGATAATTATTTTCCTCTCAAAAGAGAGGAAAATAATTATTTTAATATTCCAGCTTTCTTAAACTCAGCTTCAGCAGCTGGGTGTAACGGAGCAGAAAGACCTTCAAGCAAACTCTCTTTTGTTACAGATTTAAGTGCTGGATGAAGACTTTTATACTCATCAAAATTTTCTATAATAGACTTAACAACAGAAGCAACAGCATTATTGCTAGTTGACTCGGTAGCCACCAATACAGCCTTTACACCAACACTATTTACATCTCTATCAACACCCTCATAAGTTCCTTTTGGTATAACACCTTTAGCAAAATACGGATACTGTTTTATCATGTCGTCTATATCATCACCACTTATATCAAGTATATCAATAGGTAATGAATTTGCAGCGTCAGTTATATTTGCGGTTGGGTGTCCAACCATAAAGCTATAACCATCTATTTTTTTATCTTTTAATGCGTGAGGACACTCTTGAGCAGTTAAAACACCTCTATACGCAAGTTTTGAAACATCAAATTTCTTAGCATCAAAAACAGCAAGTGTAGTAACTTCATTCCCACTACCAGGATTGCCTACATTATACTTTTTGTCAGCTAAATCAACTATATTTTTTATACCACTTTCTTTAGAGACAACAAATGCTAATAGCTCTGGGTAAATTGCCATAACGGAACGCAGCTTATTATCACCCATATCTTTAAATTTACCAGTTCCATTGTATTTATCATAAACAACATCACTTTGAACAAATCCAAAAGTAAGCTCTTTTTTTAAAACATTATTAAGATTGTAAACAGAACCTCCGGTTGATTGAACTGAACACTTAATCTTTGGATCTTTGTTAATAAGTCTGCATATAGCACCACCTATAGGATAGTAGGTGCCAGTCATACCTCCTGTGCCTATACTTATAAATTCTTTAGCATTAACCATAGAACTTAAAGCAATTGCTGACAACAAAATAGAAACTTTTTTCATAATATCCAACTCCTATTAATTTAGTTTTTATGTGATTATCACATTTTAGTCATTACTTTTTTATTAAGTATTAATAAATTTAAATTTTTGGAACTAATCAATAAATCTCTTTAAAAGTCCACTATAGCTATCTATGCGCCTATCTCTTAAAAATGGCCAAATTCTGCGAACATCTTCACTTTTTTTCATATCTACATCTACAATAAAGCACTCTTCCTTTTCGCTATCGGCTCTAAATAATTGCTCTCCTTGCGGGCCAAAAACAAAACTATTACCCCAAAAACGTATACCATCAGATACACCGCTTTCATCTTTCTCAAAGCCAACCCTGTTTACAGTTACAACAGGAAGTCCATTTGCCACACTATGCCCTCTTTGAACCGCAACCCAAGCTTCAAGCTGTCTTAATTTTTCATCATCACTATCAAGATCAAACCAACCAATAGCAGTAGGGTATATCAAAATATCGGCTCCTTTTAAAGCCATTAATCTAGCAGCTTCTGGGTACCACTGATCCCAGCAAACCAAAACACCAAGTCGCCCTACACTAGTATCAATCGGCTCAAAACCAATATCACCCGGTGTAAAATAAAACTTTTCATAAAAAAGTGGATCATCAGGAATATGCATCTTTCTGTATTTTCCAGCCAGAGAGCCATCTTTTTCAAAAACATAAGCCGTATTGTGATAAAGCCCAGTAGTTCTTTTTTCAAATAAAGATGTAACTAAAACAACTTTATTTTCTTTTGCTACATTAGCCCAAAACTTTATATCGCTCTTATACTCATTTGCTAAATCAAAAAATTCAACATCTTCGCTTTGACAAAAATATTGAGTTTGATGCAACTCCTGTAAAACAACAAGTTCTGCACTGTTTTTACTTGCTTGTTTTATAAGCTCTAATGTTTTTTCAACTGTCTGTTTTTTTGTTTTATGAAATTTTTGTTGTATTAGCGCTACTTTCATTTATGCTCCTTAAAAAATTAATTACTATCATCAAAATAATCAAAATGAACATCTATATCCCAATTGAATTTAAACTTTTCTTTTATGAGATTTT from the Campylobacter pinnipediorum subsp. pinnipediorum genome contains:
- a CDS encoding TAXI family TRAP transporter solute-binding subunit, whose protein sequence is MKKVSILLSAIALSSMVNAKEFISIGTGGMTGTYYPIGGAICRLINKDPKIKCSVQSTGGSVYNLNNVLKKELTFGFVQSDVVYDKYNGTGKFKDMGDNKLRSVMAIYPELLAFVVSKESGIKNIVDLADKKYNVGNPGSGNEVTTLAVFDAKKFDVSKLAYRGVLTAQECPHALKDKKIDGYSFMVGHPTANITDAANSLPIDILDISGDDIDDMIKQYPYFAKGVIPKGTYEGVDRDVNSVGVKAVLVATESTSNNAVASVVKSIIENFDEYKSLHPALKSVTKESLLEGLSAPLHPAAEAEFKKAGILK
- a CDS encoding carbon-nitrogen hydrolase — translated: MKVALIQQKFHKTKKQTVEKTLELIKQASKNSAELVVLQELHQTQYFCQSEDVEFFDLANEYKSDIKFWANVAKENKVVLVTSLFEKRTTGLYHNTAYVFEKDGSLAGKYRKMHIPDDPLFYEKFYFTPGDIGFEPIDTSVGRLGVLVCWDQWYPEAARLMALKGADILIYPTAIGWFDLDSDDEKLRQLEAWVAVQRGHSVANGLPVVTVNRVGFEKDESGVSDGIRFWGNSFVFGPQGEQLFRADSEKEECFIVDVDMKKSEDVRRIWPFLRDRRIDSYSGLLKRFID